A window from Mangifera indica cultivar Alphonso chromosome 2, CATAS_Mindica_2.1, whole genome shotgun sequence encodes these proteins:
- the LOC123207496 gene encoding uncharacterized protein LOC123207496 isoform X2: MVDVAGSIGGVLSPVLEVGKWLAAPIWRQFKYLYKYSTNFKKLEKEVKKLKNTRDEVQHKVTVAERNVEEIKQNVKDWLKDVDKTITEAEQLIQEKTNNPPCFKGLCSNYKQSKKAFKLKWDDIDPLLQQEKEFDQVSFPTIQQDIWLRSSEDYLTFESRNSIMKNVWDALNDENVYMIGVYGMGGIGKTTLVQEVGRKAEQDNLFEDIAFVEVTQTLDIKKVQTEIAEKLGVNFSHDSARANKLYERLKRGKKILLILDNIWEDVDLKTIGIPSEMDHGGCKLMFTTRNLDALQKMGSTNNFKMGILEENEAWNLFRNMAGDVIQTCELNSLPKDVCKECGGLPIVICTIAKALRNKSHPTDWKVALRELRAPSPKKFIGLLEKEYMKMALSYNYLRDEELKKMFLISSLMENNTSISDLFKHVVCLDILEGANLTMQDARDRLDKLVRDLKDASLLLDGVRSEQFSMHDAVRVVAITIAYVDYHVFTAKNDIEQEWKDSVKLKKCTKISLHGSSTIISQIWSNDLDYPALEYFYMPNSYFTMPEDFFIVMPKLKVLNLFRLHRLSLPSSLHLLKNLQTLCLDNSTINDVAVIGKLKKLKVLSLKHSCIMELSEEIGQLIELKLLDLSNCKRLQVIVPNVISKLLQLEEFHIKGCPIQWKVEVLKELKLLSNLTSVELDVRDNNVLPKNLFAKEPKRYKISVGDFSVPYQEYGELEHYGEHELLRMLKFKFNSIRSLEELYGFKDIELLCLAESSEEQNYVDHSNFDLQSNEIMPLFNEKVIFTNFKTLVLHNISLGKIWDSRISTPRSQNLKQLTLERCGKMIYVFPFSIVKNLRQLQCLEIINCEALEKIVEEEGAELVVNSIFPQVTKLVLKKLPKLTIFYLGIQVSELPMLKWLEIENCQKFTPRYLGLQNDNTKGELQISESKFIRLEHKINHNLENFMLRDSVTDITWKSQYKDLMIYNSANILLGLQRFQSVKKLRLHACEFKEIKSVSNLPNLEYLAVEFHCNLRSLVPFSASFQNLKVLRVWYVNGLVVLTTPSMARSLMQLRELKISTCKILVEIVENEGDATSSTEIVFENLKLVSLQWLESFTCFCSGNYSFNFPSLEELVIENCPNLKTFSQGMLNTPKLHKVNYKEIENEGNDLGKIINGLCKKKDEEISLDFKYKTFHNDNSTEICYNQHPTSFYQNLTRLILWNCGNIKYAFPPSIVKILHQLQQLMIGDCKVLEEIVAKEEGVNVMVNFVFPNLTLLKLENLPNLTVFYHEMHTSEWPKLKELVVRNCAKYLSFKKNNEEIEFKILDPKSIFLEDKINSHLEVFELRNDSVEITWQNQSKTVKISLDELAYIPLESLQRFHNMKELQLCCCNCKEIKSLSDLPSLEVLHVSSCEKLLSPLLSTPFQNLKVLKVQFCSGLVNLITPSTAGSLVQLRELKISMCFMLIEIIENEGDATSSGEQVVFNNLNKLSLEGLYSLSYFCSGNYSFNFSSLEELIIEGCFNMKYFCQGMLSTPMLHKINYGRKEVENEGNDLNSTIQQLYKEEVDSNIKTLKLNGRDVMAIWQGEFQENFCIVETLELIKDEYTYIPIQILQKFVSLENLILKVCSYEELFSFKEGEEDIGVFTNFETLELQGLFNLKCISKQDSRLNSILQNLHSLYVNYCHNLTTLLLPSQSLENLRTLSVRHCNGMQNLMTSSITRSLKCLESLSIEKCEMMVEVLANEGDISNGEVVFRKLKKLHLLGLESLTHFYYGNYTLKFPFLEELNVSRCSKMKTFSSGGLSMPRLLEVNWKSCSSDLNSIIQQLQNDCAKL, from the exons atggttgatgttgCCGGGAGTATTGGGGGAGTGTTGAGTCCTGTCCTTGAAGTTGGCAAATGGTTGGCTGCTCCAATTTGGCGTCAATTTAAGTACTTGTATAAGTACAGTACCAATTTCAAAAAGCTGGAAAAGGAAGTTAAGAAGCTGAAGAATACAAGGGACGAAGTTCAGCATAAGGTTACTGTTGCTGAAAGAAATGTGGAAGAGATCAAACAGAATGTTAAAGACTGGCTGAAGGATGTGGATAAGACAATTACAGAAGCAGAGCAGTTGATTCAAGAGAAGACAAACAACCCTCCATGTTTTAAAGGATTGTGCTCCAACTACAAGCAAAGCAAGAAAGCTTTCAAATTAAAGTGGGATGATATTGATCCCCTCCTCCAGCAGGAAAAGGAATTCGATCAAGTTTCCTTTCCTACTATTCAACAAGATATCTGGCTTAGATCTAGCGAAGATTATTTGACGTTCGAATCAAGAAACTCCATTATGAAGAATGTATGGGATGCtttaaatgatgagaatgtgTACATGATTGGTGTTTATGGGATGGGTGGTATTGGGAAGACCACTCTTGTGCAAGAAGTTGGAAGGAAAGCGGAGCAGGATAATCTATTTGAGGACATTGCTTTTGttgaa GTAACACAAACTTTGGATATAAAAAAGGTTCAAACAGAAATTGCAGAGAAGTTAGGCGTAAATTTCAGTCACGACAGTGCAAGAGCAAATAAGTTATATGAGAGATTGAAGAGAGGTAAGAAGATCCTTTTAATTTTAGACAATATTTGGGAAGATGTTGATCTCAAGACTATCGGTATTCCTTCTGAAATGGATCATGGGGGATGTAAACTAATGTTCACGACAAGAAACTTAGATGCATTGCAGAAGATGGGTTCCACAAATAATTTCAAGATGGGcattttagaagaaaatgaagctTGGAACCTATTCAGGAACATGGCAG GTGATGTTATACAAACATGTGAATTGAATTCTCTACCGAAGGATGTATGCAAGGAATGCGGAGGATTGCCCATCGTCATTTGCACTATAGCAAAAGCATTAAGAAACAAGAGTCATCCAACTGATTGGAAAGTAGCATTGCGAGAATTAAGAGCACCATCACCAAAAAAGTTCATAGGACTCCTAGAAAAGGAATACATGAAGATGGCCTTAAGTTACAATTATTTAAGGGATGAAGAACttaagaaaatgtttttaatttccaGTCTAATGGAAAATAATACTTCCATTTCAGACTTATTCAAACATGTTGTGTGTTTGGATATACTTGAAGGAGCTAATTTGACAATGCAAGATGCACGAGATCGATTGGATAAATTGGTTCGTGACCTCAAAGATGCTAGTTTGTTACTAGACGGGGTTAGAAGCGAACAATTTTCTATGCATGATGCAGTTCGTGTTGTTGCTATAACAATAGCATACGTTGATTATCATGTATTTACAGCAAAAAATGACATTGAACAGGAATGGAAGGATAGCGTTAAACTCAAGAAATGCACAAAAATCTCCCTACATGGTAGCAGTACTATTATTAGTCAAATTTGGTCTAATGATTTGGATTATCCAGCTCTTGAATATTTCTATATGCCCAACTCTTACTTCACAATGCCGGAGGACTTCTTCATAGTGATGCCGAAgctcaaagttttaaatttatttaggctACACAGATTGTCATTGCCATCATCCCTTCATCTTTTGAAAAACCTTCAAACATTATGTTTAGATAATAGCACAATTAACGATGTTGCTGTTATTGGAAagctaaaaaaactaaaagtccTTAGCTTGAAACATTCATGTATTATGGAGTTGTCTGAAGAAATAGGTCAATTGATTGAACTCAAGTTATTAGATTTAAGCAATTGTAAACGATTGCAAGTTATTGTGCCAAATGTCATATCAAAACTATTGCAATTAGAGGAATTTCATATAAAGGGCTGCCCTATTCAGTGGAAGGTTGAAGTACTCAAGGAATTAAAGCTCTTGTCTAATCTCACGAGTGTAGAATTGGATGTTAGAGATAACAATGTGCTACCTAAAAACTTATTTGCCAAAGAGCCTAAAAGGTACAAAATATCAGTAGGAGATTTTTCGGTCCCATATCAAGAATATGGCGAACTTGAGCATTATGGGGAACATGAGCTTTTGAGGatgttgaaatttaaatttaattctatcaGGTCACTAGAAGAATTATATGGATTTAAGGATATTGAACTCTTATGCTTAGCTGAATCTTCAGAAGAGCAGAACTATGTTGatcattcaaattttgatttgcaGTCCAATGAAATCATGCCCCTGTTTAATGAAAAG GttatttttaccaattttaagaCATTGGTATTGCACAATATTAGTTTGGGAAAGATTTGGGATAGTCGAATTTCAACCCCTCGCtctcaaaatttgaagcaaCTGACATTGGAGAGATGTGGAAAGATGATATATGTGTTTCCATTTTCCATAGTCAAAAACCTCAGACAACTTCAATGCCTAGAGATAATAAATTGTGAGGCTTTAGAGaagattgttgaagaagaaggagcAGAACTTGTAGTTAATTCTATCTTTCCACAGGTAACCAAATTGGTGCtcaaaaaattaccaaaacttacaattttttatcTAGGAATACAGGTTTCAGAATTGCCGATGTTAAAATGGTTGGAGATAGAGAATTGTCAAAAATTCACTCCAAGATATTTGGGCTTGCAAAATGATAATACGAAGGGTGAACTTCAAATTTCAGAGTCAAAATTCATTCGCTTGGAACATAAG ATCAACCACAATTTGGAGAATTTTATGTTAAGGGATAGTGTGACAGACATTACATGGAAGAGTCAATATAAAGATCTTATGATCTACAATTCAGCAAATATTCTACTTGGACTCCAAAGATTTCAAAGTGTGAAAAAGCTCCGACTACATGCTTGtgaattcaaagaaattaaGAGTGTATCAAATCTTCCAAATCTTGAATATCTAGCAGTAGAATTCCATTGCAACTTGAGGAGTCTAGTGCCATTTTCAGCTTCCTTCCAGAATCTTAAAGTTCTCAGAGTTTGGTATGTAAATGGGTTAGTTGTCTTAACAACTCCTTCAATGGCTAGAAGCTTGATGCAGTTGAGAGAATTGAAAATATCAACTTGTAAAATACTTGTTGAAATAGTAGAGAATGAGGGAGATGCAACAAGTAGTACcgaaattgtttttgaaaatttgaagttggTGTCACTTCAATGGTTAGAAAGTTTTACATGCTTTTGCTCTGGAAATTACTCTTTCAATTTCCCATCACTAGAAGAATTAGTTATAGAAAATTGTCCCAACTTGAAGACTTTCTCTCAAGGAATGTTAAACACTCCAAAGCTGCACAAAGTCAATTACAAGGAAATAGAGAACGAGGGGAATGATCTTGGTAAAATCATAAATGGATTGtgcaaaaagaaagatgag GAAATCTCCCTTGATTTCAAGTACAAGACATTCCACAATGATAATTCTACAGAAATTTGCTACAACCAGCATCCAACTTccttctatcaaaatttgacacgGTTGATCCTTTGGAATTGcggaaatataaaatatgcatttcCACCTTCTATTGTCAAAATTCTCCACCAACTTCAACAACTAATGATAGGGGATTGTAAGGTTTTAGAAGAGATTGTTGCAAAAGAAGAAGGAGTAAATGTTATGGTCAATTTTGTCTTTCCGAATTTAACCTTATTGAAGCTTGAAAATCTACCAAATCTTACTGTTTTCTACCATGAAATGCATACTTCAGAATGGCCAAAGTTGAAAGAGTTGGTGGTGAGAAATTGTGCCAAGTATCTGAGCTTCAAAAAAAACAATGAGgagattgaatttaaaattttggatccAAAATCTATCTTCTTGGAAGATAAG ATCAACTCCCATTTGGAGGTTTTTGAATTACGGAATGATTCAGTAGAAATTACTTGGCAAAATCAATCTAAAACTGTTAAAATCTCTTTGGATGAGTTAGCATACATTCCACTTGAATCCCTTCAGAGATTTCACAATATGAAAGAGCTTCAACTATGTTGTTGTAATTGCAAAGAAATTAAGAGTCTATCAGATCTTCCAAGTCTTGAAGTTCTACATGTATCTTCGTGTGAAAAGTTGTTGAGTCCACTGCTGTCTACACCTTTCCAGAATCTTAAAGTTCTTAAAGTACAATTTTGCAGTGGGTTGGTTAACTTAATAACACCTTCAACAGCTGGAAGTTTGGTACAATTGAGAGAATTGAAAATATCAATGTGTTTCATGctaattgaaattatagaaaacGAGGGAGATGCAACATCGAGTGGTGAACAAgttgtttttaacaatttgaataAGTTGTCACTTGAAGGTTTATATAGTCTCTCATATTTTTGCTCTGGGAATTACTCTTTCAATTTCTCATCTTTGGAAGAGTTAATTATAGAAGGATGCTTCAATATGAAGTATTTTTGTCAAGGAATGTTAAGCACACCAatgttacacaaaatcaattatggGAGAAAGGAGGTAGAAAATGAAGGGAATGACTTGAATTCAACTATACAACAATTATACAAAGAAGAG GTTGACTCCAATATAAAGACATTGAAATTAAATGGAAGGGATGTTATGGCGATTTGGCAAGGAGAGTTTCAGGAGAACTTTTGCATAGTAGAAACTCTTGAATTAATTAAGgatgaatatacatatattccgATTCAAATCCTTCAAAAGTTTGTCAGTCTTGAAAACCTTATATTGAAAGTGTGTTCATACGAAGAACTGTTCTCGTTTAAAGAAGGTGAAGAGGACATTGGAGTATTcacaaactttgaaacattagAATTGCAGgggctttttaatttaaaatgcatTTCAAAGCAAGACTCCCGATTGAactcaattcttcaaaatcttcattcttTATATGTAAACTATTGTCACAATTTGACTACTTTGCTGCTGCCTTCACAGTCACTTGAAAATCTAAGGACTTTGAGTGTACGTCATTGTAATGGAATGCAAAACTTAATGACATCCTCAATAACCAGAAGTCTAAAGTGTCTTGAAAGCTTGTCAATAGAAAAATGTGAAATGATGGTAGAAGTATTAGCAAATGAAGGAGATATATCAAACGGTGAAGTTGTTTTTAGGAAATTGAAGAAATTGCATTTGCTTGGTTTAGAAAGTCTCACACACTTCTACTATGGGAATTACACCTTAAAATTCCCATTCTTGGAAGAATTAAATGTGAGTAGATGCTCCAAGATGAAAACCTTCTCTAGTGGAGGCTTAAGCATGCCAAGATTATTAGAAGTGAATTGGAAAAGTTGTTCAAGTGACTTAAATTCAATcatacaacaattacaaaatg ATTGTGCAAAGTTATGA
- the LOC123207496 gene encoding probable disease resistance protein At4g27220 isoform X6, with protein sequence MVDVAGSIGGVLSPVLEVGKWLAAPIWRQFKYLYKYSTNFKKLEKEVKKLKNTRDEVQHKVTVAERNVEEIKQNVKDWLKDVDKTITEAEQLIQEKTNNPPCFKGLCSNYKQSKKAFKLKWDDIDPLLQQEKEFDQVSFPTIQQDIWLRSSEDYLTFESRNSIMKNVWDALNDENVYMIGVYGMGGIGKTTLVQEVGRKAEQDNLFEDIAFVEVTQTLDIKKVQTEIAEKLGVNFSHDSARANKLYERLKRGKKILLILDNIWEDVDLKTIGIPSEMDHGGCKLMFTTRNLDALQKMGSTNNFKMGILEENEAWNLFRNMAGDVIQTCELNSLPKDVCKECGGLPIVICTIAKALRNKSHPTDWKVALRELRAPSPKKFIGLLEKEYMKMALSYNYLRDEELKKMFLISSLMENNTSISDLFKHVVCLDILEGANLTMQDARDRLDKLVRDLKDASLLLDGVRSEQFSMHDAVRVVAITIAYVDYHVFTAKNDIEQEWKDSVKLKKCTKISLHGSSTIISQIWSNDLDYPALEYFYMPNSYFTMPEDFFIVMPKLKVLNLFRLHRLSLPSSLHLLKNLQTLCLDNSTINDVAVIGKLKKLKVLSLKHSCIMELSEEIGQLIELKLLDLSNCKRLQVIVPNVISKLLQLEEFHIKGCPIQWKVEVLKELKLLSNLTSVELDVRDNNVLPKNLFAKEPKRYKISVGDFSVPYQEYGELEHYGEHELLRMLKFKFNSIRSLEELYGFKDIELLCLAESSEEQNYVDHSNFDLQSNEIMPLFNEKVIFTNFKTLVLHNISLGKIWDSRISTPRSQNLKQLTLERCGKMIYVFPFSIVKNLRQLQCLEIINCEALEKIVEEEGAELVVNSIFPQVTKLVLKKLPKLTIFYLGIQVSELPMLKWLEIENCQKFTPRYLGLQNDNTKGELQISESKFIRLEHKINHNLENFMLRDSVTDITWKSQYKDLMIYNSANILLGLQRFQSVKKLRLHACEFKEIKSVSNLPNLEYLAVEFHCNLRSLVPFSASFQNLKVLRVWYVNGLVVLTTPSMARSLMQLRELKISTCKILVEIVENEGDATSSTEIVFENLKLVSLQWLESFTCFCSGNYSFNFPSLEELVIENCPNLKTFSQGMLNTPKLHKVNYKEIENEGNDLGKIINGLCKKKDEEISLDFKYKTFHNDNSTEICYNQHPTSFYQNLTRLILWNCGNIKYAFPPSIVKILHQLQQLMIGDCKVLEEIVAKEEGVNVMVNFVFPNLTLLKLENLPNLTVFYHEMHTSEWPKLKELVVRNCAKYLSFKKNNEEIEFKILDPKSIFLEDKINSHLEVFELRNDSVEITWQNQSKTVKISLDELAYIPLESLQRFHNMKELQLCCCNCKEIKSLSDLPSLEVLHVSSCEKLLSPLLSTPFQNLKVLKVQFCSGLVNLITPSTAGSLVQLRELKISMCFMLIEIIENEGDATSSGEQVVFNNLNKLSLEGLYSLSYFCSGNYSFNFSSLEELIIEGCFNMKYFCQGMLSTPMLHKINYGRKEVENEGNDLNSTIQQLYKEEIVQSYEKDSHASKLQSHMVSVWY encoded by the exons atggttgatgttgCCGGGAGTATTGGGGGAGTGTTGAGTCCTGTCCTTGAAGTTGGCAAATGGTTGGCTGCTCCAATTTGGCGTCAATTTAAGTACTTGTATAAGTACAGTACCAATTTCAAAAAGCTGGAAAAGGAAGTTAAGAAGCTGAAGAATACAAGGGACGAAGTTCAGCATAAGGTTACTGTTGCTGAAAGAAATGTGGAAGAGATCAAACAGAATGTTAAAGACTGGCTGAAGGATGTGGATAAGACAATTACAGAAGCAGAGCAGTTGATTCAAGAGAAGACAAACAACCCTCCATGTTTTAAAGGATTGTGCTCCAACTACAAGCAAAGCAAGAAAGCTTTCAAATTAAAGTGGGATGATATTGATCCCCTCCTCCAGCAGGAAAAGGAATTCGATCAAGTTTCCTTTCCTACTATTCAACAAGATATCTGGCTTAGATCTAGCGAAGATTATTTGACGTTCGAATCAAGAAACTCCATTATGAAGAATGTATGGGATGCtttaaatgatgagaatgtgTACATGATTGGTGTTTATGGGATGGGTGGTATTGGGAAGACCACTCTTGTGCAAGAAGTTGGAAGGAAAGCGGAGCAGGATAATCTATTTGAGGACATTGCTTTTGttgaa GTAACACAAACTTTGGATATAAAAAAGGTTCAAACAGAAATTGCAGAGAAGTTAGGCGTAAATTTCAGTCACGACAGTGCAAGAGCAAATAAGTTATATGAGAGATTGAAGAGAGGTAAGAAGATCCTTTTAATTTTAGACAATATTTGGGAAGATGTTGATCTCAAGACTATCGGTATTCCTTCTGAAATGGATCATGGGGGATGTAAACTAATGTTCACGACAAGAAACTTAGATGCATTGCAGAAGATGGGTTCCACAAATAATTTCAAGATGGGcattttagaagaaaatgaagctTGGAACCTATTCAGGAACATGGCAG GTGATGTTATACAAACATGTGAATTGAATTCTCTACCGAAGGATGTATGCAAGGAATGCGGAGGATTGCCCATCGTCATTTGCACTATAGCAAAAGCATTAAGAAACAAGAGTCATCCAACTGATTGGAAAGTAGCATTGCGAGAATTAAGAGCACCATCACCAAAAAAGTTCATAGGACTCCTAGAAAAGGAATACATGAAGATGGCCTTAAGTTACAATTATTTAAGGGATGAAGAACttaagaaaatgtttttaatttccaGTCTAATGGAAAATAATACTTCCATTTCAGACTTATTCAAACATGTTGTGTGTTTGGATATACTTGAAGGAGCTAATTTGACAATGCAAGATGCACGAGATCGATTGGATAAATTGGTTCGTGACCTCAAAGATGCTAGTTTGTTACTAGACGGGGTTAGAAGCGAACAATTTTCTATGCATGATGCAGTTCGTGTTGTTGCTATAACAATAGCATACGTTGATTATCATGTATTTACAGCAAAAAATGACATTGAACAGGAATGGAAGGATAGCGTTAAACTCAAGAAATGCACAAAAATCTCCCTACATGGTAGCAGTACTATTATTAGTCAAATTTGGTCTAATGATTTGGATTATCCAGCTCTTGAATATTTCTATATGCCCAACTCTTACTTCACAATGCCGGAGGACTTCTTCATAGTGATGCCGAAgctcaaagttttaaatttatttaggctACACAGATTGTCATTGCCATCATCCCTTCATCTTTTGAAAAACCTTCAAACATTATGTTTAGATAATAGCACAATTAACGATGTTGCTGTTATTGGAAagctaaaaaaactaaaagtccTTAGCTTGAAACATTCATGTATTATGGAGTTGTCTGAAGAAATAGGTCAATTGATTGAACTCAAGTTATTAGATTTAAGCAATTGTAAACGATTGCAAGTTATTGTGCCAAATGTCATATCAAAACTATTGCAATTAGAGGAATTTCATATAAAGGGCTGCCCTATTCAGTGGAAGGTTGAAGTACTCAAGGAATTAAAGCTCTTGTCTAATCTCACGAGTGTAGAATTGGATGTTAGAGATAACAATGTGCTACCTAAAAACTTATTTGCCAAAGAGCCTAAAAGGTACAAAATATCAGTAGGAGATTTTTCGGTCCCATATCAAGAATATGGCGAACTTGAGCATTATGGGGAACATGAGCTTTTGAGGatgttgaaatttaaatttaattctatcaGGTCACTAGAAGAATTATATGGATTTAAGGATATTGAACTCTTATGCTTAGCTGAATCTTCAGAAGAGCAGAACTATGTTGatcattcaaattttgatttgcaGTCCAATGAAATCATGCCCCTGTTTAATGAAAAG GttatttttaccaattttaagaCATTGGTATTGCACAATATTAGTTTGGGAAAGATTTGGGATAGTCGAATTTCAACCCCTCGCtctcaaaatttgaagcaaCTGACATTGGAGAGATGTGGAAAGATGATATATGTGTTTCCATTTTCCATAGTCAAAAACCTCAGACAACTTCAATGCCTAGAGATAATAAATTGTGAGGCTTTAGAGaagattgttgaagaagaaggagcAGAACTTGTAGTTAATTCTATCTTTCCACAGGTAACCAAATTGGTGCtcaaaaaattaccaaaacttacaattttttatcTAGGAATACAGGTTTCAGAATTGCCGATGTTAAAATGGTTGGAGATAGAGAATTGTCAAAAATTCACTCCAAGATATTTGGGCTTGCAAAATGATAATACGAAGGGTGAACTTCAAATTTCAGAGTCAAAATTCATTCGCTTGGAACATAAG ATCAACCACAATTTGGAGAATTTTATGTTAAGGGATAGTGTGACAGACATTACATGGAAGAGTCAATATAAAGATCTTATGATCTACAATTCAGCAAATATTCTACTTGGACTCCAAAGATTTCAAAGTGTGAAAAAGCTCCGACTACATGCTTGtgaattcaaagaaattaaGAGTGTATCAAATCTTCCAAATCTTGAATATCTAGCAGTAGAATTCCATTGCAACTTGAGGAGTCTAGTGCCATTTTCAGCTTCCTTCCAGAATCTTAAAGTTCTCAGAGTTTGGTATGTAAATGGGTTAGTTGTCTTAACAACTCCTTCAATGGCTAGAAGCTTGATGCAGTTGAGAGAATTGAAAATATCAACTTGTAAAATACTTGTTGAAATAGTAGAGAATGAGGGAGATGCAACAAGTAGTACcgaaattgtttttgaaaatttgaagttggTGTCACTTCAATGGTTAGAAAGTTTTACATGCTTTTGCTCTGGAAATTACTCTTTCAATTTCCCATCACTAGAAGAATTAGTTATAGAAAATTGTCCCAACTTGAAGACTTTCTCTCAAGGAATGTTAAACACTCCAAAGCTGCACAAAGTCAATTACAAGGAAATAGAGAACGAGGGGAATGATCTTGGTAAAATCATAAATGGATTGtgcaaaaagaaagatgag GAAATCTCCCTTGATTTCAAGTACAAGACATTCCACAATGATAATTCTACAGAAATTTGCTACAACCAGCATCCAACTTccttctatcaaaatttgacacgGTTGATCCTTTGGAATTGcggaaatataaaatatgcatttcCACCTTCTATTGTCAAAATTCTCCACCAACTTCAACAACTAATGATAGGGGATTGTAAGGTTTTAGAAGAGATTGTTGCAAAAGAAGAAGGAGTAAATGTTATGGTCAATTTTGTCTTTCCGAATTTAACCTTATTGAAGCTTGAAAATCTACCAAATCTTACTGTTTTCTACCATGAAATGCATACTTCAGAATGGCCAAAGTTGAAAGAGTTGGTGGTGAGAAATTGTGCCAAGTATCTGAGCTTCAAAAAAAACAATGAGgagattgaatttaaaattttggatccAAAATCTATCTTCTTGGAAGATAAG ATCAACTCCCATTTGGAGGTTTTTGAATTACGGAATGATTCAGTAGAAATTACTTGGCAAAATCAATCTAAAACTGTTAAAATCTCTTTGGATGAGTTAGCATACATTCCACTTGAATCCCTTCAGAGATTTCACAATATGAAAGAGCTTCAACTATGTTGTTGTAATTGCAAAGAAATTAAGAGTCTATCAGATCTTCCAAGTCTTGAAGTTCTACATGTATCTTCGTGTGAAAAGTTGTTGAGTCCACTGCTGTCTACACCTTTCCAGAATCTTAAAGTTCTTAAAGTACAATTTTGCAGTGGGTTGGTTAACTTAATAACACCTTCAACAGCTGGAAGTTTGGTACAATTGAGAGAATTGAAAATATCAATGTGTTTCATGctaattgaaattatagaaaacGAGGGAGATGCAACATCGAGTGGTGAACAAgttgtttttaacaatttgaataAGTTGTCACTTGAAGGTTTATATAGTCTCTCATATTTTTGCTCTGGGAATTACTCTTTCAATTTCTCATCTTTGGAAGAGTTAATTATAGAAGGATGCTTCAATATGAAGTATTTTTGTCAAGGAATGTTAAGCACACCAatgttacacaaaatcaattatggGAGAAAGGAGGTAGAAAATGAAGGGAATGACTTGAATTCAACTATACAACAATTATACAAAGAAGAG ATTGTGCAAAGTTATGAGAAAGATTCCCATGCTAGCAAACTGCAAAGTCACATGGTAAGTGTGTGGTATTAG